The Kitasatospora albolonga nucleotide sequence CCCCGACCCCACCCAGGCGGCCGACCCCGAAGCGGTCAAACGCCACCCCACGCTCTTCCGGGCCGCCCGGAAGCGCAAGAACCCGCGGCTGCGCCGGACGGACATCACCGTCACGGACGACGCCGCGGTGAAGCGTGCGGTGAAAGCGGCGTCGCTGGGCAACGCCATGGAGTGGTTCGACTTCGGTATCTACTCCTACCTGGCCGTCACGATCGGCCATGTGTTCTTCCCGTCCGGGAACGACACCACCCAGCTTCTCTCCTCCTTCGCGACCTTTGCCGTGGCCTTCCTCGTACGGCCGCTCGGCGGCATGTTCTTCGGCCCGATGGGTGACAAGATCGGCCGCAAGAAGGTGCTCGCGCTGACGATGATCCTGATGGCGGTCAGCACGTTCGCCATCGGCCTCATCCCCTCGCACGAGACGATCGGCGTCGGGGCGGCGGCCCTGCTGATCTTCTTCCGGATGCTCCAGGGCTTCTCGACGGGCGGTGAGTACGGGGGCGCGTCCACGTTCATCGCCGAGTACGCCCCCGACAAGCGGCGCGGCTTCTTCGGCAGCTTCCTGGAGTTCGGAACCCTGGCGGGATACGTCTGCGCGGCCGGCCTCGTCACAGCCCTCTACGCCCTCCTGGACACCCCGCAGATGGAGTCCTGGGGCTGGCGCATCCCGTTCCTCGTCGCGGGCCCGCTGGGCCTGGTCGGCCTCTACCTGCGACTGAAGCTCGACGAGACCCCCGCCTTCCAGAAGCTGGAGGGCGGCACGGCCCACGCGACCGAGGCGGCGGACGGCGTGGAGACGACGGCCAAGGGGGACCTGGCCAAGATCTTCCGGCAGTACTGGCCGACGCTGATCCTCTGCATCTGCCTGGTGGGCGCGTACAACATCACGGACTACATGCTGCTGTCGTACATGCCGACGTACCTCTCCGACGAGCTCGGCTACAGCGAGACGCACGGGCTGCTGATCCTGCTCGCGGTGATGCTCTTCCTGATGACGATCATCAGCCAGGTCGGCAAGCTCTCCGACCGCTTCGGCCGCAAACCGCTGCTGATGACGGGCATGCTGGGCTTCCTCTTCCTCTCCCTGCCCGCGTTCCTCCTCATCCGGATCGACGGCATCCTCCCGATCACGGTCGGCATGCTGATGCTGGGCCTCTCCCTGGT carries:
- a CDS encoding proline/betaine transporter; this encodes MAAPDPTQAADPEAVKRHPTLFRAARKRKNPRLRRTDITVTDDAAVKRAVKAASLGNAMEWFDFGIYSYLAVTIGHVFFPSGNDTTQLLSSFATFAVAFLVRPLGGMFFGPMGDKIGRKKVLALTMILMAVSTFAIGLIPSHETIGVGAAALLIFFRMLQGFSTGGEYGGASTFIAEYAPDKRRGFFGSFLEFGTLAGYVCAAGLVTALYALLDTPQMESWGWRIPFLVAGPLGLVGLYLRLKLDETPAFQKLEGGTAHATEAADGVETTAKGDLAKIFRQYWPTLILCICLVGAYNITDYMLLSYMPTYLSDELGYSETHGLLILLAVMLFLMTIISQVGKLSDRFGRKPLLMTGMLGFLFLSLPAFLLIRIDGILPITVGMLMLGLSLVCMLGTMSAALPALFPTHVRYGSLSVGYNLSASIFGGTTPLVITALISWTGSNLMPAYYAMAAALVGVIAVACMKETAQQPLIGSPPSVETDEEAAELVQAQAPEPKF